One Luteibacter aegosomaticola genomic window carries:
- a CDS encoding glucose 1-dehydrogenase, with protein sequence MSKLKDKVAIVTGASKGIGAGIAKSLAAEGASVVVNYASSKEGAEKVVAEIKAAGGKAVAVGADVSKEADAGKLVSAAIENFGRLDIVVNNSGVYEFAPVENNTEAVYRRMFDTNVLGPLLVTRAASPHLGKGGSIINIGSAVTRLLPAESAIYTGTKGALDAITGVFSRELGPRGIRVNSVNPGMVETEGTHTAGFIGSDFQGWAEGQTPLGRIGQVGDIAPIVTFLASDDAGWVTGELILASGGMR encoded by the coding sequence ATGAGCAAGCTGAAAGACAAGGTCGCCATCGTTACCGGCGCATCGAAGGGTATTGGCGCGGGTATCGCGAAGTCGCTGGCAGCGGAAGGCGCCAGCGTCGTCGTGAACTATGCGTCCAGCAAGGAAGGCGCAGAGAAGGTCGTCGCCGAGATCAAGGCGGCCGGCGGCAAGGCCGTGGCCGTGGGCGCCGATGTGAGCAAGGAAGCCGATGCCGGCAAGCTGGTCTCTGCCGCGATCGAGAACTTTGGCCGCCTGGATATCGTGGTGAACAACTCGGGCGTCTACGAGTTCGCACCGGTCGAGAACAACACCGAGGCAGTGTACCGCCGCATGTTCGACACCAATGTGCTCGGCCCGCTGCTGGTGACGCGCGCCGCCTCGCCGCATCTCGGCAAGGGTGGCAGCATCATCAATATCGGTTCGGCGGTTACCCGCCTGCTGCCGGCTGAAAGCGCGATCTACACCGGCACCAAGGGTGCGCTCGACGCGATCACCGGCGTGTTCTCGCGCGAGCTTGGCCCGCGCGGCATCCGCGTGAACTCGGTTAACCCCGGCATGGTCGAGACCGAAGGCACCCACACCGCCGGCTTCATCGGCTCCGACTTCCAGGGCTGGGCTGAAGGCCAGACCCCGCTCGGCCGCATCGGCCAGGTCGGCGATATCGCGCCGATCGTGACCTTCCTCGCGTCGGATGATGCGGGCTGGGTGACGGGTGAGCTGATTCTCGCTTCGGGTGGTATGCGGTAA
- a CDS encoding carboxypeptidase-like regulatory domain-containing protein translates to MKVRFVFAGLLAVAASVAHAQGTAGSIFGHGPAGASVTATSSTGSQRHAEINGRGRYTLTPLPMGEYTVVLEREGQTLDTRKNIKITVGRGAQVDFACPEDKCEAGG, encoded by the coding sequence GTGAAAGTACGTTTTGTCTTCGCAGGCCTGTTGGCCGTCGCAGCGTCGGTGGCCCATGCGCAGGGTACGGCCGGCAGCATCTTTGGGCACGGGCCGGCCGGCGCGTCTGTCACCGCCACGAGCAGCACCGGCTCGCAGCGTCACGCCGAGATCAATGGCAGGGGCCGTTACACCCTGACGCCGTTGCCGATGGGCGAGTACACCGTCGTGCTTGAGCGGGAGGGGCAGACGCTCGATACGCGCAAGAACATCAAGATCACCGTCGGGCGTGGTGCGCAGGTGGATTTTGCTTGCCCTGAGGATAAGTGCGAGGCGGGCGGCTAA
- a CDS encoding restriction endonuclease has product MSRHAKRVSERWTDALSRVGWDDFERRVGAYYASQGYRVEHTGTGRGTGQTDGGIDLKLYKDDAFLVVQCKHWNVLQVPHNPVHELIGVMHTAGATGAILVTSGEFTRAAIESASRFPGITLIDGASVRLMIGPIDEVALQTTGLVTVPLSAGGLPPMPARASGVKRKDAAMFAAAIAATVASLFIYQYLIRKATLAPHAAPSHATTAAESRPFAHYATREAATPQAATVPGSRAVTQDHLPRTPEEIKAWERQNAEAMKILEKTTPALQSP; this is encoded by the coding sequence ATGAGCCGCCACGCGAAACGCGTGAGCGAGCGTTGGACCGACGCCCTCAGTCGTGTCGGCTGGGATGATTTCGAAAGACGGGTGGGGGCGTACTACGCCAGCCAGGGCTACCGGGTGGAACACACCGGCACAGGGCGCGGTACCGGCCAGACCGATGGCGGCATCGACCTCAAGCTCTACAAGGACGACGCGTTCCTCGTCGTGCAGTGCAAACACTGGAATGTCCTGCAGGTGCCGCACAATCCGGTGCACGAGCTGATCGGGGTCATGCATACCGCCGGTGCGACGGGGGCCATCCTCGTTACCTCCGGTGAGTTCACCCGGGCGGCGATCGAATCCGCATCACGATTTCCGGGCATCACGCTGATCGATGGTGCGAGCGTCCGTTTGATGATCGGCCCCATCGATGAGGTTGCCCTGCAGACCACCGGCCTGGTGACCGTGCCTCTTTCCGCGGGAGGCCTGCCGCCCATGCCTGCGCGCGCCAGCGGTGTGAAGCGAAAGGATGCGGCGATGTTCGCCGCGGCCATCGCCGCGACGGTTGCCAGCCTTTTTATTTATCAATACCTGATTCGCAAGGCGACCCTGGCGCCGCACGCCGCCCCGTCCCATGCCACAACGGCCGCCGAATCGCGGCCTTTCGCGCACTATGCAACGAGAGAGGCTGCCACGCCGCAAGCGGCGACCGTGCCTGGTAGTCGTGCGGTCACGCAGGACCACCTCCCCCGGACACCGGAGGAGATCAAGGCGTGGGAGCGGCAGAACGCCGAGGCGATGAAGATCCTGGAGAAGACCACGCCGGCACTGCAATCGCCTTAA
- a CDS encoding LysR family transcriptional regulator, translated as MDSLSSFTTFVHAAETRSFTDAGRRMGLSASAVGKTIVRLEAHLGVRLFHRTTRSVSLTPEGERLLESCRRILAEVDAVESELAGQHAAPKGKLRVTLPQLGRLFAPAMASFLQRYPDIELDLDFSDRLVDIVDEGFDLAVRTGEGVDSRLMSKRIGVYHLVLVASPAYLARAGTPIVPADLRAHALLHHRYPTTGKLEPWPIRRATGEQELALPVAAAASTLAPLLEMAEADAGITCLPDFIVQHSVRDHRLVRVLDEHIEHANVFRAVWPSSRHMPPRLRAFIDHLAASLFPVSAGS; from the coding sequence ATGGACAGCCTCAGTTCCTTCACCACCTTCGTCCACGCGGCGGAAACGCGCAGTTTCACCGACGCGGGCCGGCGGATGGGGCTGTCCGCCTCTGCCGTGGGAAAGACCATTGTCCGGCTCGAGGCGCACCTTGGCGTGCGCCTGTTCCACCGTACGACGCGCAGCGTATCGCTCACGCCCGAGGGCGAGCGCCTGCTGGAGAGCTGCCGCCGGATCCTCGCCGAGGTGGATGCGGTAGAGAGTGAGCTGGCGGGCCAGCATGCCGCGCCGAAAGGCAAGCTGCGGGTCACGCTACCGCAACTGGGCAGGTTGTTCGCACCGGCGATGGCAAGCTTCCTCCAGCGCTATCCCGACATCGAACTGGATCTCGACTTCAGCGACCGCCTGGTCGATATCGTCGACGAAGGATTCGACCTAGCGGTACGCACCGGTGAAGGGGTGGATTCGCGGTTGATGTCGAAGCGGATTGGCGTGTACCACCTGGTGCTTGTGGCGTCGCCGGCGTATCTCGCGCGCGCTGGTACGCCCATCGTTCCGGCGGACCTGCGAGCCCATGCCTTGCTTCACCACCGGTACCCTACGACGGGCAAGCTCGAGCCGTGGCCTATCCGCCGGGCGACAGGAGAGCAGGAGCTGGCGCTCCCGGTCGCAGCGGCAGCGAGCACCCTGGCCCCCTTGCTGGAGATGGCCGAAGCCGACGCGGGGATCACCTGCCTCCCGGACTTTATCGTGCAGCACAGCGTGCGTGACCACCGGCTCGTGCGCGTCCTGGACGAGCACATCGAGCATGCGAACGTTTTCCGTGCCGTCTGGCCGTCCAGCCGGCACATGCCGCCCCGGCTGCGTGCCTTCATCGATCACCTGGCCGCGTCGCTGTTCCCCGTTTCGGCGGGCAGCTAA